TGTTAGGTAATCATTCTATTTCGTTGCTGGCAGATGCGTGGGCAAAAGGAATTCGGACTTTTGATCCGGAGAAAGCCCTGAAAGCCTATGCACACGAAGCCATGAATAAAGGTCCTTGGGGAGGTGCCAACGGACGTGGTTTCTGGAAAGAATATTTTGAACTGGGATATGTTCCTTATCCGGAATCAATGGGATCGAGTGCACAGACAATGGAATATGCATACGATGATTTTTGTGGCTACCAACTGGCTAAAATGACCGGAAACAAACATTATCAGGAAGTCTTTGCCCGTCAGATGTATAATTATAAAAACGTATTCGATCCGTCTATCGGTTTTATGCGTGGAAAAAGCGTTGATGGTAAATGGCAGGAACCGTTTGATCCTCTGGAGTGGGGCGGACCTTTCTGCGAAGGTAACGCCTGGCATTATACGTGGTCTGTATTCCATGATGTAGAAGGATTAATAGACTTGTTCGGAAGTGATGAGAAGTTTACCACCAAGATGGATTCGGTATTTACCCTTCCCAACACTATTAAACCGGGAACTTACGGAGGAGTGATCCATGAAATGAAAGAAATGGAACTGGCAGGTATGGGACAATATGCACATGGCAATCAGCCGATTCAGCACATGCCTTATCTGTATAGCTATGCCGGTCAGCCATGGAAAACACAGTATTGGGTACGTCAGATTGTTGAAAGACTCTATAATTCAACAGAAAGAGGATATCCGGGTGACGAAGATCAAGGCGGTATGTCATCTTGGTATATATTAAGCTCATTAGGCATCTATGCCGTTTGTCCGGGTACGGATGAGTATGTGATTGGCAGTCCACTATTTAAGAAGGCTACCATAACGCTGGAAAACGGCAATAAATTCGTGATTGAAGCGAACAACAACAATAAAGAGAATGTCTATATCCAGTCTGCTACTTTGAATGGACGTGTATTGGATAAGAATTTTATAAAATATGACGACATAGCAGACGGTGGTATGCTTCGTTTTGAAATGGGAAGTCTGCCGAATAAAGAACGATGTACATCGAAATATGCCGCTCCTTTCTCTTTGTCGAAAGAATAAGAAACTAAAAAAGTGTAACGAGAATACAGTATGAAAAATAAAGTTTTAACAGGTTTATTATTGGTTTTGATTGGAGGGTGGGGGAGTCTCTCGGCGCAGAGCGCCGGGAGTAATTATGCCCGTCAGGTAAATACCCTGATAGGAACGAAGGGCGTGGGCTTGACTTCGGGATATCTTTATCCCGGAGCTACCTATCCTTATGGAATGGTGCAGTTCACCCCCTCTTATTTTTCCAAACGTTCCGGGTTCGTCATCAATCAGTTGAGTGGTGGCGGTTGTGAGCACATGGGTAACTTTCCTACTTTTCCGGTAAAAGGTAAACTGAAGATGTCTCCGGACAATATTCTCAACTACCGCATCAATATTTCTGAAGAAAAAGGACACGCCGGTTATTATGAAGCAAAGGTACAGGAAGATATCCATGCAAAACTGACAGTAACCGAAAGAACCGGTATGGCGAGTTATGAATATCCGGCCGATCAGCAATATGGTACGGTAATTATCGGTGGAGGTATTTCCGCAACTCCGATAGAGCAGGCCGCCATCGTCATTACTGCGCCGAACAAGTGTGAAGGATATGCGGAAGGTGGCAATTTCTGTGGCCTCCGTACACCGTATAAGGTCTATTTTGTAGCAGAGTTTGATACGGATGCGTTGGAATCGGGAACATGGAAAAGAAATGAGCTGAAACCGAACGCGACTTTTGCCGAAGGAGAATATTCCGGAGTCTATTTTACTTTTGATGTGAATAAGAAGAAAAATATCCAATATAAGATTGGAGTTTCTTACGTCTCGGTAGAGAATGCACGCGAGAATCTGAAAGCGGAGAATACCGGATGGGATTTCCTTCAGATTCAGAATCAGGCAGAATCCAAATGGAATCATTACTTGGGTAAGATCGAAGTAGAAGGAACTAATCCGGATCGTACCACTCAATTTTATACCCATCTGTATCGTTCATTCATTCACCCGAACGTATGCAGCGATGTGAATGGAGAATACATGGGAGCTGACTTCAAAGTGCATAAATCCCGTTCCAAACACTATACTTCTTTTAGCAACTGGGACACCTATCGTACACAGATTCAGCTATTGTCAATCCTTGATCCTGAAGTAGCCTCTGATATTGTTATTTCTCACCAATTGTTTGCCGAAGAAGCTGGTGGTGCTTTTCCGCGTTGGGTGATGGCTAATATAGAAACCGGAGTAATGCAAGGAGATCCAACTCCTATCTTGATATCCAATGCTTACGCTTTTGGTGCCCGTAATTATGACCCGAAACCGATTTTCAAAA
The Bacteroides luhongzhouii DNA segment above includes these coding regions:
- a CDS encoding GH92 family glycosyl hydrolase; translated protein: MKNKVLTGLLLVLIGGWGSLSAQSAGSNYARQVNTLIGTKGVGLTSGYLYPGATYPYGMVQFTPSYFSKRSGFVINQLSGGGCEHMGNFPTFPVKGKLKMSPDNILNYRINISEEKGHAGYYEAKVQEDIHAKLTVTERTGMASYEYPADQQYGTVIIGGGISATPIEQAAIVITAPNKCEGYAEGGNFCGLRTPYKVYFVAEFDTDALESGTWKRNELKPNATFAEGEYSGVYFTFDVNKKKNIQYKIGVSYVSVENARENLKAENTGWDFLQIQNQAESKWNHYLGKIEVEGTNPDRTTQFYTHLYRSFIHPNVCSDVNGEYMGADFKVHKSRSKHYTSFSNWDTYRTQIQLLSILDPEVASDIVISHQLFAEEAGGAFPRWVMANIETGVMQGDPTPILISNAYAFGARNYDPKPIFKTMRKGAEEPGAMSQEVEARPGLKQYLDKGYYNASIQLEYTSADFAIAQFALHAVGDEFASWRYFHFARSWKNLYNPETGWLQSRNPDGSWKPLTEDFRESTYKNYFWMVPYDIAGLIEIIGGKAAAEKRLDEFFTRLDAGYNDAWFASGNEPSFHIPWIYNWVGTPYKAQEIINRVLNEQYSSKIDGLPGNDDLGTMGAWYVFACIGLYPEIPGVGGFTVNTPIFSSVKVHLKKGDMVIKGGSEKNIYIKSMKLNGKPYDSTWIDWDQLNNGATIEYTTSAKPDVKWGTKVTPPSFP